Proteins from one Bacteroides mediterraneensis genomic window:
- the serC gene encoding 3-phosphoserine/phosphohydroxythreonine transaminase codes for MKKHNFNAGPSILPREVIEKTAQAILDFNGSGLSLMEISHRAKDFQPVVDEAVALFKELLHIPEGYSVLFLGGGASLEFCMVPYNFLEKKAAYLNTGTWAKKAMKEAKAFGETIEVASSEKDGYTYIPKNYEVPADADYFHITTNNTIYGTELHADLDVNVPMVADMSSDIFSRPVDVSKYICIYGGAQKNLAPAGVTFVIVKNEALGKVSRHIPTMLNYQTHVDKGSMFNTPPVVPIYAALQTLRWLKEQGGVEEMQRRAKQRADMLYAEIDRNKLFRGTVTVKEDRSYMNICFVMADEYKELEADFLKFATEKGMVGIKGHRSVGGFRASCYNAMPVESVQALIDCMQEFEKMH; via the coding sequence ATGAAGAAACATAATTTTAATGCGGGACCGTCTATTTTGCCTCGCGAAGTGATAGAAAAGACAGCTCAGGCTATTCTTGATTTTAATGGTTCAGGACTTTCGTTGATGGAAATCAGTCACCGCGCGAAAGACTTCCAGCCGGTGGTGGACGAAGCGGTTGCGCTGTTCAAGGAACTGCTGCATATTCCGGAAGGATACTCGGTATTGTTCCTGGGTGGAGGTGCAAGCTTGGAGTTCTGTATGGTTCCCTATAATTTCCTGGAAAAGAAAGCGGCTTACCTGAACACGGGTACATGGGCCAAGAAGGCCATGAAGGAAGCCAAAGCTTTCGGCGAGACGATTGAGGTGGCTTCTTCCGAAAAGGATGGCTACACGTATATCCCGAAGAATTACGAAGTGCCGGCCGATGCGGATTATTTCCATATCACGACGAACAATACAATCTATGGTACGGAACTGCATGCCGACTTGGATGTGAACGTGCCGATGGTGGCTGATATGTCGTCGGATATCTTCTCCCGTCCGGTGGATGTGTCCAAGTATATCTGTATCTACGGAGGTGCGCAGAAGAACCTGGCGCCTGCGGGTGTGACTTTCGTCATCGTGAAGAACGAGGCACTGGGCAAGGTGTCCCGTCATATCCCGACCATGCTGAACTATCAGACGCATGTGGACAAAGGTTCTATGTTCAACACGCCGCCGGTAGTGCCTATTTATGCGGCTCTTCAGACATTGCGCTGGCTGAAGGAACAGGGCGGTGTGGAAGAAATGCAGCGCCGTGCCAAACAGCGTGCCGACATGCTGTATGCGGAAATCGACCGCAATAAGCTGTTCCGGGGTACGGTGACGGTGAAGGAAGACCGCTCGTACATGAACATCTGCTTCGTCATGGCGGATGAATACAAGGAACTGGAGGCCGACTTCCTGAAGTTCGCTACCGAAAAAGGTATGGTGGGCATCAAGGGTCACCGTTCGGTAGGTGGTTTCCGTGCTTCTTGCTACAATGCCATGCCGGTAGAAAGTGTGCAGGCGCTCATCGACTGCATGCAGGAATTTGAGAAAATGCATTAA
- a CDS encoding NAD(P)-dependent oxidoreductase, producing MKVLVATEKPFAKVAVDGIRKEIEGAGYELALLEKYTDKQQLLDAVKDANAVIIRSDIIDKEVLDAAKELKIVVRAGAGYDNVDLEAATAHGVCVMNTPGQNSNAVAELAFGMMVMAVRNFYDGKSGTELKGKKLGIHAYGNVGRNVARIAKGFGMDIYAYDAYCPKEAMEADGVKPVDSAEELYATCNVVSLHIPATAETKNSINYALVNRMPKNGLLVNTARKEVINEAELIKLMEDRPDLKYVTDIMPVANEEFAAKFPGRYFSTPKKMGAQTAEANINAGIAAARQIVGFLKDGCEKFRVNKK from the coding sequence ATGAAAGTATTGGTTGCGACAGAGAAACCGTTTGCCAAAGTGGCAGTAGACGGTATCCGGAAAGAGATAGAAGGTGCAGGCTATGAACTGGCTTTGCTGGAGAAATATACCGACAAACAGCAGTTGCTCGATGCGGTGAAGGATGCGAATGCGGTGATTATCCGCAGTGACATCATCGACAAGGAGGTGCTGGATGCGGCGAAGGAACTGAAAATCGTGGTGCGTGCCGGCGCGGGATACGACAATGTGGACCTGGAGGCGGCTACGGCGCACGGGGTTTGCGTGATGAATACGCCGGGTCAGAACTCGAATGCGGTGGCCGAACTGGCTTTCGGCATGATGGTGATGGCGGTGCGTAACTTCTACGACGGCAAGTCGGGCACGGAGCTGAAGGGCAAGAAGCTGGGTATTCATGCGTATGGCAACGTGGGACGCAATGTGGCGCGTATCGCCAAGGGATTCGGCATGGACATCTATGCGTATGATGCCTACTGCCCGAAGGAAGCGATGGAGGCCGACGGCGTGAAACCGGTGGATTCAGCCGAAGAACTGTATGCCACTTGCAACGTGGTGTCTCTGCACATTCCGGCCACTGCCGAAACCAAGAACTCGATTAATTATGCGCTGGTGAACCGGATGCCGAAAAACGGGCTGCTGGTGAATACGGCCCGCAAGGAGGTCATCAACGAGGCGGAACTGATCAAGCTGATGGAAGACCGTCCGGACCTGAAGTATGTGACGGACATCATGCCGGTGGCCAATGAAGAATTTGCAGCCAAATTCCCGGGACGTTATTTCTCTACGCCGAAGAAGATGGGTGCACAGACGGCAGAGGCAAACATCAATGCCGGCATCGCAGCGGCCCGTCAGATTGTGGGCTTCCTGAAGGATGGTTGTGAGAAATTCCGTGTAAATAAAAAATAA